In a single window of the Atlantibacter hermannii genome:
- the menD gene encoding 2-succinyl-5-enolpyruvyl-6-hydroxy-3-cyclohexene-1-carboxylate synthase, protein MSTSTFNRRWATVILEALTRHGVRHICIAPGSRSTPLTLAAADNRNLTHHTHFDERGLGHLALGLAKASGEPVAIIVTSGTAVANLYPAVIEAGLTGEKLILLTADRPPELIDCGANQAIRQHGIFSSHPTAALDLPKPSPETPAKWLVSSIDLLLGQQRGGALHINCPFAEPLYGEVDDSGLAWQESLGDWWQDDKPWLLAAEDHHATLQHDWGAWRRKKGVVIAGRMSVEEGALLAEWAQTLGWPLIGDVLSQTGQPLPCADLWLANPRAQALLAEAQIVIQFGSSLTGKRLLQWQANCQPQEFWLVDSLIGRLDPAHHRGRRLTARISEWLARHPAEQRVRWAPELTTLSGIALEQVVKATQSFGEAQLAHRLPELLPEHGQVFVGNSLVVRLVDALAQMPQGYPVLSNRGASGIDGLISTTAGVQRGTARPTLAIVGDISALYDLNALALLRHVSAPLVLIIVNNNGGQIFSLLPTPVNERERFYCMPQNVSFKHGAAMFDLDYRNPTNWQELQTAVSEGWKRPHATVVEINVPSTDGTHTLQSLLASVSQA, encoded by the coding sequence ATGTCGACAAGTACTTTTAACCGGCGCTGGGCGACGGTGATCCTCGAAGCATTAACCCGCCATGGCGTACGCCATATCTGCATTGCGCCCGGCTCACGGTCTACGCCGCTGACGCTGGCGGCGGCGGATAATCGCAACCTGACTCACCATACCCATTTTGATGAGCGCGGGTTGGGGCATTTGGCGCTTGGGCTTGCGAAAGCCAGCGGCGAACCGGTGGCGATTATCGTAACCTCCGGTACGGCGGTGGCGAATCTGTATCCGGCGGTAATTGAAGCCGGGTTGACCGGCGAGAAACTCATCCTGCTTACGGCTGACCGTCCGCCTGAGCTGATTGACTGCGGTGCCAACCAGGCTATCCGCCAGCATGGCATCTTTTCTTCGCACCCTACCGCCGCGCTGGATCTTCCCAAACCGAGCCCGGAAACGCCCGCCAAATGGCTGGTCTCTTCCATTGACCTTCTGCTGGGCCAGCAGCGTGGCGGCGCATTGCATATCAACTGCCCCTTTGCCGAGCCGCTGTATGGCGAAGTGGATGACTCAGGCCTCGCGTGGCAGGAATCCCTCGGCGACTGGTGGCAGGATGACAAACCCTGGTTACTGGCGGCCGAAGATCACCATGCCACCTTGCAGCACGACTGGGGCGCATGGCGGCGTAAAAAAGGCGTAGTGATCGCGGGCCGGATGTCGGTAGAAGAAGGCGCGCTTTTAGCGGAGTGGGCGCAAACCCTGGGCTGGCCTTTGATTGGCGACGTGCTGTCCCAGACCGGGCAACCGCTGCCTTGCGCCGATCTCTGGCTGGCCAATCCGCGTGCGCAGGCGTTACTGGCTGAAGCGCAGATTGTTATTCAGTTCGGCAGCAGCCTGACCGGTAAACGCCTGTTGCAGTGGCAGGCGAACTGCCAGCCGCAGGAGTTCTGGCTGGTGGATTCGCTGATTGGACGGCTCGACCCGGCGCATCATCGCGGACGTCGACTGACCGCGCGCATCAGCGAGTGGTTGGCGCGTCATCCAGCCGAACAACGTGTGCGCTGGGCACCAGAACTCACTACGCTTTCCGGAATTGCCCTGGAACAGGTGGTGAAAGCCACGCAGTCGTTCGGCGAAGCCCAACTGGCGCATCGCCTGCCGGAATTGCTGCCGGAGCATGGCCAGGTCTTCGTCGGCAATAGCCTGGTGGTGCGGCTGGTAGATGCCCTGGCGCAAATGCCGCAAGGGTATCCGGTTCTGAGCAATCGCGGCGCCAGCGGGATTGACGGGCTGATTTCTACCACTGCCGGCGTGCAACGCGGCACCGCGCGTCCGACGCTTGCCATCGTTGGGGATATCTCTGCCCTTTACGATTTAAACGCGCTGGCGTTGCTGCGGCATGTTTCCGCGCCGCTGGTGCTGATTATCGTGAACAACAACGGCGGGCAGATTTTCTCGCTGCTGCCGACGCCGGTGAACGAGCGTGAACGTTTTTACTGTATGCCGCAGAACGTTTCCTTTAAGCACGGCGCGGCCATGTTCGATCTCGACTATCGCAACCCGACTAACTGGCAGGAATTGCAAACCGCCGTCAGCGAGGGGTGGAAACGCCCACACGCCACCGTGGTGGAAATTAACGTGCCTTCCACGGATGGTACTCATACGCTGCAATCACTGCTGGCATCGGTAAGCCAGGCATGA